From a single Brassica oleracea var. oleracea cultivar TO1000 chromosome C5, BOL, whole genome shotgun sequence genomic region:
- the LOC106292734 gene encoding uncharacterized protein LOC106292734, whose product MVFRGEMTTTTARPERPKTLHNFTLPSLKWGSQRHLTCTKIESVSSGGSGDHRLRRRSPPLRFSDSSVAIPASGEAEHRSRSSNRNQHRRLRTAPLKSTDDGGVEEEEGIEEFRVKIMSDLKTVRDKITQSMYALGEQDEEQQRRTDGSGQEEKEVSPVKPWNLRKRRAACKEPAEERIVNPSPPPSRNDPTRVVKERGGAVEAGTTAKEMTVRPKFSVKLSKKEIEEDFMAVVGHRPPRRPKKRPRTVQKKLDSLHPAFYLTEVTLDDYKVEETKR is encoded by the exons ATGGTATTTCGCGGTGAGATGACGACGACGACTGCGAGACCGGAGCGACCCAAGACCCTCCATAACTTCACGCTCCCGAGCTTGAAGTGGGGGAGTCAGCGGCATCTCACGTGCACGAAGATCGAATCCGTGAGCAGCGGCGGTTCCGGCGATCACCGACTCCGACGCCGATCTCCGCCTTTGAGATTCTCTGATTCCTCCGTCGCGATCCCCGCCTCCGGCGAGGCTGAACATCGGAGCAGGAGCAGCAACAGAAACCAGCATCGCCGGTTGAGGACCGCACCGTTGAAATCTACGGATGACGGCGGCGTGGAGGAGGAAGAAGGGATCGAGGAGTTCAGGGTGAAGATCATGTCGGATCTGAAGACGGTGAGAGATAAGATCACTCAATCGATGTATGCTCTCGGGGAGCAAGACGAAGAACAACAACGGAGAACCGATGGCTCCGGTCAGGAGGAGAAAGAGGTTTCTCCGGTGAAGCCGTGGAATCTGAGGAAACGAAGAGCGGCGTGCAAGGAACCAGCTGAGGAGAGGATAGTGAATCCATCGCCGCCGCCGTCGAGAAACGATCCGACGAGGGTTGTGAAAGAGAGAGGCGGAGCGGTGGAAGCCGGGACGACGGCGAAGGAGATGACGGTGCGGCCCAAGTTCTCCGTGAAGCTTTCGAAGAAGGAAATCGAGGAGGATTTCATGGCGGTTGTGGGTCACCGACCACCGCGCCGGCCGAAGAAGCGGCCAAGGACCGTTCAGAAGAAACTCGAT AGCTTGCATCCTGCGTTTTATCTGACTGAAGTGACGCTTGATGATTATAAGGTAGAAGAAACCAAG
- the LOC106294896 gene encoding probable serine/threonine-protein kinase At1g18390 isoform X1 produces the protein MKTISVLVFFFLCFLIAEARRKKMTDCASTFSCGSLDFRFPFFNTTMRSRCGLFRLKCTDHQISEMQLQKNGKWYKVKSVSQANTITITDPRLNKSLEAGLCTDLSNFSLPDSPWLELTTLYKCNSSRENGFTYANCKGGGSSLYYSNLTDHSGCSIIKTPESWNISRNKNQSNLNATFSLRTNVTGACRHCYRRGGECTMIKDKFHCRGGSKDDYQNLKLKLGLGIGGFLILIISLVALFIFIQRNWRRKNSSDLISTYNSNSDVEFSHVFFKIPIFTYKELQEATDNFSKDRLLGDGGFGTVYYGKVRDGREVAVKRLYEHNYRRLEQFMNEIEILTRLHHKNLVSLYGCTSRRSRELLLVYEFIPNGTVADHLYGETENPTHQGFLTWSMRMSIAIETATALAYLHASDIIHRDVKTTNILLDRNYGVKVADFGLSRLFPTDATHVSTAPQGTAGYVDPEYHTCYHLTDKSDVYSFGVVLVELISSKPAVDINRSKSEINLSSLAINKIQNNATHELIDHSLGYGTNEGVRKMTTMVAGLAFQCLQQDGTMRPTTEQVVKELKEIQNEEQKCQYYNYREETVTPHPSPPDWGEAALIQNKKFPRSPISVTEQWTSKSTTPNTSAYSC, from the exons ATGAAGACTATCTCTGTGTTGGTCTTCTTCTTCCTCTGCTTTCTCATCGCAGAAGCCAGGCGCAAGAAAATGACAGATTGTGCCTCAACATTCTCTTGTGGGAGCCTCGACTTCAGGTTCCCTTTCTTTAACACAACCATGCGGTCTCGATGCGGTCTGTTCAGGCTGAAGTGCACTGATCACCAGATTTCAGAGATGCAGCTCCAGAAAAATGGGAAATGGTACAAAGTGAAGAGCGTCTCTCAAGCCAACACCATAACCATCACCGACCCAAGACTTAACAAAAGCTTGGAAGCAGGATTATGTACTGACTTGTCAAACTTCTCTCTTCCAGATTCTCCATGGCTCGAGTTGACCACTTTGTACAAATGCAACAGCAGTAGGGAGAATGGTTTCACTTATGCAAATTGCAAAGGAGGAGGAAGCAGCTTGTACTACTCCAATTTGACAGATCATTCAGGGTGTTCAATTATCAAGACTCCAGAGAGCTGGAATATTTCAAGAAACAAGAACCAGTCTAATCTTAATGCTACTTTCTCTCTTCGTACAAACGTGACTGGAGCCTGCCGTCACTGCTATAGACGAGGAGGAGAATGTACGATGATCAAAGACAAGTTTCACTGCCGTGGAGGAAGCAAAG ATGACTACCAAAATCTGAAGTTAAAGCTAGGATTAG GAATCGGAGGATTTCTCATCTTGATAATCAGCTTGGTTGCACTCTTTATCTTCATCCAAAGGAATTGGAGAAGGAAAAACAGTTCAGACCTCATCTCAACATACAACTCGAACTCTGACGTTGAGTTTAGTCATGTCTTCTTTAAGATACCAATCTTCACCTATAAAGAACTACAAGAAGCAACAGACAACTTCAGTAAAGACAGGTTACTAGGAGATGGAGGCTTTGGCACTGTCTACTATG GAAAAGTGCGTGATGGACGAGAAGTTGCAGTGAAGCGTCTCTATGAGCACAACTACAGAAGACTCGAGCAGTTCATGAACGAGATAGAGATCCTCACACGTCTCCATCACAAGAATCTAGTCTCTCTCTACGGATGCACTTCACGCCGCAGCAGAGAACTTCTCCTCGTCTACGAGTTCATTCCAAACGGTACAGTTGCAGATCATCTCTATGGTGAAACCGAAAACCCAACACACCAAGGATTTTTAACATGGTCGATGCGCATGAGCATCGCCATTGAAACAGCGACCGCTTTGGCTTACCTTCATGCTTCTGATATCATTCACCGCGATGTCAAGACTACAAACATTCTCCTCGACCGGAACTACGGCGTCAAAGTTGCGGATTTCGGACTGTCGAGGCTGTTCCCAACTGATGCAACTCATGTTTCAACTGCTCCTCAGGGCACTGCAGGATACGTGGATCCTGAGTATCATACCTGTTATCATCTAACCGATAAGAGCGATGTATACAGCTTCGGAGTGGTTCTTGTAGAGCTGATATCGTCCAAGCCTGCTGTTGATATAAACAGGTCCAAGAGTGAGATCAACCTATCAAGCTTAGCTATAAACAAGATACAGAACAACGCGACCCACGAGCTGATTGATCATAGTCTTGGATACGGAACCAATGAAGGAGTTAGGAAAATGACTACAATGGTGGCAGGTTTGGCTTTTCAGTGCTTGCAGCAAGATGGTACAATGAGACCTACAACGGAACAGGTTGTGAAGGAGCTAAAGGAGATCCAGAACGAGGAGCAAAAATGTCAATACTACAACTACAGAGAAGAGACGGTAACTCCGCATCCTTCGCCACCAGATTGGGGAGAGGCTGCGCTCATACAGAATAAAAAATTCCCCCGGTCACCCATCTCTGTGACTGAACAATGGACCAGTAAATCAACCACACCGAACACCAGTGCCTACAGTTGCTAA
- the LOC106343705 gene encoding uncharacterized protein LOC106343705 isoform X2 produces the protein MGNLNLAVIIKNPGDSAQFLLEKQKHPAKFGDEAYDSYVDSNLWDLPSADLPTLEDGTRSSFSLSIAESCSEEIDLKNFDLETILNGLLANLGIEFSDVGEWSFDRYVVEPEFGPDSCVRTCFLAGKLMDTDKSLQDNCKWMSMEACVDCLVDAKQGSDRVGPLVLLGLGDGSMKQKLSPSLPVQEYPPGVMVVPMRSRTLKPFTTTNLVVFAPENVSVDYKETGFVTRGDALIVDPGCHYKLHTELKKIVDALPRKLIVLVTHHHRDHIGGLSAIQESNPDAVLVAHVKTKNRIDGWSGNYTPVSGGENIYVNGQSLTVIFAPGHTDGHMALLHNPTRSLIVGDHCVGKGSAFLDIRSGGNMTEYFQTTYKFLELSPHVVIPMHGRVNLWPKHMLCGYLKNRRSREESILKATEDGAQTLFDIVSNVYSKVDRSFWLAAASNVRLHIDNLAVENKLPEGFSIQKFRASCGFSFKVRWAAGYTGSRIPFKINKRGLIMSVIAAGAGYFLLFACKKKNTIES, from the exons ATGGGCAATCTCAATCTTGCGGTGATCATCAAGAACCCTGGAGACTCCGCCCAGTTCCTCCTCGAGAAGCAAAAACATCCTGCAAAATTTGGGGACGAAGCTTACGACTCCTACGTCGATTCCAATCTCTGGGACCTCCCATCAGCAGATCTACCGACTCTAGAAGACGGAACAAGGTCCAGCTTTTCTCTCTCTATAGCTGAATCGTGCTCAGAAGAGATAGATTTGAAGAACTTCGACTTAGAAACTATCCTGAATGGA CTGTTGGCGAATCTAGGGATTGAGTTTAGCGATGTGGGAGAGTGGAGTTTCGACAGGTATGTAGTGGAGCCTGAGTTTGGACCTGACTCATGCGTCCGTACTTGTTTTCTCGCCGGGAAGCTAATGGATACAGACAAAAGTTTACAAG ACAACTGTAAGTGGATGTCCATGGAAGCTTGCGTTGACTGTCTTGTTGATGCAAAACAGGGAAGTGATCGTGTTGGACCATTAGTACTACTCGGGCTTGGGGATGGTTCCATGAAGCAGAAGTTGTCACCTTCTCTACCTGTCCAG GAATATCCACCTGGTGTTATGGTTGTGCCAATGCGTAGCAGGACATTGAAACCTTTCACGACAACTAATCTGGTTGTATTTGCTCCAGAGAATGTTTCAGTGGACTATAAAGAGACAGGTTTTGTAACTCGTGGGGATGCGTTGATTGTGGATCCTGGTTGCCACTACAAACTCCACACTGAG CTCAAAAAAATTGTTGATGCTTTACCTAGAAAGCTAATTGTCCTTGTTACACACCACCATCGTGATCACATTGGTG GACTTTCTGCTATACAAGAAAGCAATCCTGATGCTGTTCTTGTGGCACATGTCAAAACTAAGAACCGCATTG ATGGTTGGTCTGGTAACTATACCCCAGTTTCTGGAGGAGAGAACATATATGTCAATGGTCAGAGTTTGACCGTCATTTTCGCTCCG GGACACACAGATGGCCATATGGCACTACTTCATAACCCCACTCGTTCTCTGATTGTTGGGGATCATTGTGTTGG TAAAGGAAGTGCTTTCTTGGACATAAGGTCAGGTGGGAACATGACG GAATACTTTCAAACGACATATAAGTTCCTGGAGCTTTCTCCACATGTAGTGATTCCCATGCATGGAAGGGTCAATCTGTGGCCAAAACACATGCTTTGCGGATATCTCAA AAACCGCAGGAGCAGAGAAGAATCTATCCTAAAGGCCACTGAGGATGGCGCTCAGACATTGTTTGACATAGTTTCCAATGTGTACTCAAAAGTGGATCGCAGTTTCTGGTTGGCTGCAGCGTCAAACGTGAGGCTGCATATCGACAACCTAGCTGTAGAAAACAAATTACCAGAG GGATTCTCTATCCAGAAATTTAGAGCAAGTTGCGGATTTAGTTTTAAGGTACGGTGGGCAGCGGGTTATACCGGTAGCCGGATTCCATTCAAGATCAATAAGCGAGGTTTAATTATGTCAGTAATAGCTGCAGGAGCTGGTTATTTTCTTCTCTTCGCTTGCAAAAAGAAGAACACTATTGAATCTTGA
- the LOC106343825 gene encoding nicotinamide adenine dinucleotide transporter 2, mitochondrial-like yields MIENESSSLDYRSIREVACNAAAGATAGAIAATFVCPLDVIKTRLQVVGLPEAPVSGKRGSVIITSLQDIVKKDGLRGMYRGLSPTIIALLPNWAVYFSVYGKLKDVLQSSDGKLSVGANMVAAAGAGAATSIATNPLWVVKTRLMTQGIRTDVVPYKSIMSAFSRICHEEGLRGLYSGILPSLAGISHVAIQFPAYEKIKQYMANIDNTSVDNLSPGSVAIASSIAKVLASVLTYPHEVIRAKLQEQGQMRNAETKYSGVVDCVKKVFRSEGIPGMYRGCATNLLRTTPSAVITFTTYEMMLRFFRQVVPPETNKSNNQNREEKTKSLVSRHGAEEEESLRESQTQSNKINTSPIRLGSK; encoded by the exons ATGATTGAGAATGAGAGCTCTTCCTTGGATTACCGGAGCATTCGAGAAGTCGCCTGCAACGCCGCCGCCGGAGCCACCGCAG GGGCGATCGCGGCGACTTTCGTTTGTCCATTGGATGTGATCAAAACGAGGTTACAGGTTGTTGGTCTCCCGGAAGCTCCAGTCTCGGGGAAAAGAG GTAGCGTGATCATTACAAGCCTACAGGATATAGTTAAGAAGGACGGTCTTAGGGGAATGTATCGAGGTCTTTCACCAACCATCATTGCTCTCCTTCCCAATTGGGCT GTTTACTTCTCTGTTTATGGGAAGCTAAAGGATGTACTTCAGTCAAGTG ATGGCAAGCTTAGTGTTGGGGCAAACATGGTAGCGGCTGCTGGTGCCGGAGCTGCCACTTCTATTGCAACCAATCCACTTTGGGTTGTCAAGACAAGACTAATG ACGCAAGGAATTAGGACGGATGTGGTACCTTACAAAAGCATTATGTCTGCTTTTAGTAGGATTTGTCATGAAGAAGGATTGCGAGGGCTTTACAG TGGCATTTTACCTTCTTTGGCGGGGATTAGCCATGTTGCAATCCAGTTTCCTGCATATGAAAAGATCAAGCAATACATGGCAAACATAG ATAATACATCCGTCGATAATCTAAGTCCTGGCAGTGTAGCTATTGCTTCTTCAATCGCGAAAGTACTGGCCTCTGTTTTGACTTACCCACACGAG GTAATTAGAGCCAAACTTCAAGAACAAGGGCAAATGAGAAACGCTGAGACTAAGTATTCCGGAGTTGTTGATTGCGTCAAGAAGGTGTTTAGAAGCGAAGGGATTCCTGGAATGTACCGTGGATGCGCCACTAATTTACTGAGGACAACTCCATCAGCAGTTATTACATTTACAACCTATGAGATGATGCTTAGATTTTTCCGACAAGTTGTGCCACCAGAGACTAATAAATCAAACAATCAAAATAGAGAAGAAAAAACGAAGAGTTTAGTTAGTCGACACGGAGCAGAAGAAGAAGAGAGCTTGAGAGAGTCACAAACCCAATCTAATAAGATCAACACTTCACCTATCCGTCTTGGAAGCAAATAA
- the LOC106343705 gene encoding uncharacterized protein LOC106343705 isoform X1, translating to MGNLNLAVIIKNPGDSAQFLLEKQKHPAKFGDEAYDSYVDSNLWDLPSADLPTLEDGTRSSFSLSIAESCSEEIDLKNFDLETILNGLLANLGIEFSDVGEWSFDRYVVEPEFGPDSCVRTCFLAGKLMDTDKSLQDNCKWMSMEACVDCLVDAKQGSDRVGPLVLLGLGDGSMKQKLSPSLPVQEYPPGVMVVPMRSRTLKPFTTTNLVVFAPENVSVDYKETGFVTRGDALIVDPGCHYKLHTELKKIVDALPRKLIVLVTHHHRDHIGGMDLLFSLLVWWILLFSSLLSLYENLTQASLLTIMIYLLFIHVSGLSAIQESNPDAVLVAHVKTKNRIDGWSGNYTPVSGGENIYVNGQSLTVIFAPGHTDGHMALLHNPTRSLIVGDHCVGKGSAFLDIRSGGNMTEYFQTTYKFLELSPHVVIPMHGRVNLWPKHMLCGYLKNRRSREESILKATEDGAQTLFDIVSNVYSKVDRSFWLAAASNVRLHIDNLAVENKLPEGFSIQKFRASCGFSFKVRWAAGYTGSRIPFKINKRGLIMSVIAAGAGYFLLFACKKKNTIES from the exons ATGGGCAATCTCAATCTTGCGGTGATCATCAAGAACCCTGGAGACTCCGCCCAGTTCCTCCTCGAGAAGCAAAAACATCCTGCAAAATTTGGGGACGAAGCTTACGACTCCTACGTCGATTCCAATCTCTGGGACCTCCCATCAGCAGATCTACCGACTCTAGAAGACGGAACAAGGTCCAGCTTTTCTCTCTCTATAGCTGAATCGTGCTCAGAAGAGATAGATTTGAAGAACTTCGACTTAGAAACTATCCTGAATGGA CTGTTGGCGAATCTAGGGATTGAGTTTAGCGATGTGGGAGAGTGGAGTTTCGACAGGTATGTAGTGGAGCCTGAGTTTGGACCTGACTCATGCGTCCGTACTTGTTTTCTCGCCGGGAAGCTAATGGATACAGACAAAAGTTTACAAG ACAACTGTAAGTGGATGTCCATGGAAGCTTGCGTTGACTGTCTTGTTGATGCAAAACAGGGAAGTGATCGTGTTGGACCATTAGTACTACTCGGGCTTGGGGATGGTTCCATGAAGCAGAAGTTGTCACCTTCTCTACCTGTCCAG GAATATCCACCTGGTGTTATGGTTGTGCCAATGCGTAGCAGGACATTGAAACCTTTCACGACAACTAATCTGGTTGTATTTGCTCCAGAGAATGTTTCAGTGGACTATAAAGAGACAGGTTTTGTAACTCGTGGGGATGCGTTGATTGTGGATCCTGGTTGCCACTACAAACTCCACACTGAG CTCAAAAAAATTGTTGATGCTTTACCTAGAAAGCTAATTGTCCTTGTTACACACCACCATCGTGATCACATTGGTGGTATGGATCTCTTGTTTTCTCTCCTGGTTTGGTGGATTCTTTTGTTTTCCTCCCTACTCTCTCTCTATGAAAATTTAACTCAGGCTTCTTTATTGACTATTATGATATACCTCCTCTTCATCCATGTTTCAGGACTTTCTGCTATACAAGAAAGCAATCCTGATGCTGTTCTTGTGGCACATGTCAAAACTAAGAACCGCATTG ATGGTTGGTCTGGTAACTATACCCCAGTTTCTGGAGGAGAGAACATATATGTCAATGGTCAGAGTTTGACCGTCATTTTCGCTCCG GGACACACAGATGGCCATATGGCACTACTTCATAACCCCACTCGTTCTCTGATTGTTGGGGATCATTGTGTTGG TAAAGGAAGTGCTTTCTTGGACATAAGGTCAGGTGGGAACATGACG GAATACTTTCAAACGACATATAAGTTCCTGGAGCTTTCTCCACATGTAGTGATTCCCATGCATGGAAGGGTCAATCTGTGGCCAAAACACATGCTTTGCGGATATCTCAA AAACCGCAGGAGCAGAGAAGAATCTATCCTAAAGGCCACTGAGGATGGCGCTCAGACATTGTTTGACATAGTTTCCAATGTGTACTCAAAAGTGGATCGCAGTTTCTGGTTGGCTGCAGCGTCAAACGTGAGGCTGCATATCGACAACCTAGCTGTAGAAAACAAATTACCAGAG GGATTCTCTATCCAGAAATTTAGAGCAAGTTGCGGATTTAGTTTTAAGGTACGGTGGGCAGCGGGTTATACCGGTAGCCGGATTCCATTCAAGATCAATAAGCGAGGTTTAATTATGTCAGTAATAGCTGCAGGAGCTGGTTATTTTCTTCTCTTCGCTTGCAAAAAGAAGAACACTATTGAATCTTGA
- the LOC106294896 gene encoding probable serine/threonine-protein kinase At1g18390 isoform X2: MKTISVLVFFFLCFLIAEARRKKMTDCASTFSCGSLDFRFPFFNTTMRSRCGLFRLKCTDHQISEMQLQKNGKWYKVKSVSQANTITITDPRLNKSLEAGLCTDLSNFSLPDSPWLELTTLYKCNSSRENGFTYANCKGGGSSLYYSNLTDHSGCSIIKTPESWNISRNKNQSNLNATFSLRTNVTGACRHCYRRGGECTMIKDKFHCRGGSKGIGGFLILIISLVALFIFIQRNWRRKNSSDLISTYNSNSDVEFSHVFFKIPIFTYKELQEATDNFSKDRLLGDGGFGTVYYGKVRDGREVAVKRLYEHNYRRLEQFMNEIEILTRLHHKNLVSLYGCTSRRSRELLLVYEFIPNGTVADHLYGETENPTHQGFLTWSMRMSIAIETATALAYLHASDIIHRDVKTTNILLDRNYGVKVADFGLSRLFPTDATHVSTAPQGTAGYVDPEYHTCYHLTDKSDVYSFGVVLVELISSKPAVDINRSKSEINLSSLAINKIQNNATHELIDHSLGYGTNEGVRKMTTMVAGLAFQCLQQDGTMRPTTEQVVKELKEIQNEEQKCQYYNYREETVTPHPSPPDWGEAALIQNKKFPRSPISVTEQWTSKSTTPNTSAYSC, from the exons ATGAAGACTATCTCTGTGTTGGTCTTCTTCTTCCTCTGCTTTCTCATCGCAGAAGCCAGGCGCAAGAAAATGACAGATTGTGCCTCAACATTCTCTTGTGGGAGCCTCGACTTCAGGTTCCCTTTCTTTAACACAACCATGCGGTCTCGATGCGGTCTGTTCAGGCTGAAGTGCACTGATCACCAGATTTCAGAGATGCAGCTCCAGAAAAATGGGAAATGGTACAAAGTGAAGAGCGTCTCTCAAGCCAACACCATAACCATCACCGACCCAAGACTTAACAAAAGCTTGGAAGCAGGATTATGTACTGACTTGTCAAACTTCTCTCTTCCAGATTCTCCATGGCTCGAGTTGACCACTTTGTACAAATGCAACAGCAGTAGGGAGAATGGTTTCACTTATGCAAATTGCAAAGGAGGAGGAAGCAGCTTGTACTACTCCAATTTGACAGATCATTCAGGGTGTTCAATTATCAAGACTCCAGAGAGCTGGAATATTTCAAGAAACAAGAACCAGTCTAATCTTAATGCTACTTTCTCTCTTCGTACAAACGTGACTGGAGCCTGCCGTCACTGCTATAGACGAGGAGGAGAATGTACGATGATCAAAGACAAGTTTCACTGCCGTGGAGGAAGCAAAG GAATCGGAGGATTTCTCATCTTGATAATCAGCTTGGTTGCACTCTTTATCTTCATCCAAAGGAATTGGAGAAGGAAAAACAGTTCAGACCTCATCTCAACATACAACTCGAACTCTGACGTTGAGTTTAGTCATGTCTTCTTTAAGATACCAATCTTCACCTATAAAGAACTACAAGAAGCAACAGACAACTTCAGTAAAGACAGGTTACTAGGAGATGGAGGCTTTGGCACTGTCTACTATG GAAAAGTGCGTGATGGACGAGAAGTTGCAGTGAAGCGTCTCTATGAGCACAACTACAGAAGACTCGAGCAGTTCATGAACGAGATAGAGATCCTCACACGTCTCCATCACAAGAATCTAGTCTCTCTCTACGGATGCACTTCACGCCGCAGCAGAGAACTTCTCCTCGTCTACGAGTTCATTCCAAACGGTACAGTTGCAGATCATCTCTATGGTGAAACCGAAAACCCAACACACCAAGGATTTTTAACATGGTCGATGCGCATGAGCATCGCCATTGAAACAGCGACCGCTTTGGCTTACCTTCATGCTTCTGATATCATTCACCGCGATGTCAAGACTACAAACATTCTCCTCGACCGGAACTACGGCGTCAAAGTTGCGGATTTCGGACTGTCGAGGCTGTTCCCAACTGATGCAACTCATGTTTCAACTGCTCCTCAGGGCACTGCAGGATACGTGGATCCTGAGTATCATACCTGTTATCATCTAACCGATAAGAGCGATGTATACAGCTTCGGAGTGGTTCTTGTAGAGCTGATATCGTCCAAGCCTGCTGTTGATATAAACAGGTCCAAGAGTGAGATCAACCTATCAAGCTTAGCTATAAACAAGATACAGAACAACGCGACCCACGAGCTGATTGATCATAGTCTTGGATACGGAACCAATGAAGGAGTTAGGAAAATGACTACAATGGTGGCAGGTTTGGCTTTTCAGTGCTTGCAGCAAGATGGTACAATGAGACCTACAACGGAACAGGTTGTGAAGGAGCTAAAGGAGATCCAGAACGAGGAGCAAAAATGTCAATACTACAACTACAGAGAAGAGACGGTAACTCCGCATCCTTCGCCACCAGATTGGGGAGAGGCTGCGCTCATACAGAATAAAAAATTCCCCCGGTCACCCATCTCTGTGACTGAACAATGGACCAGTAAATCAACCACACCGAACACCAGTGCCTACAGTTGCTAA
- the LOC106343705 gene encoding uncharacterized protein LOC106343705 isoform X3, whose amino-acid sequence MRPYLFSRREANGYRQKFTSADNCKWMSMEACVDCLVDAKQGSDRVGPLVLLGLGDGSMKQKLSPSLPVQEYPPGVMVVPMRSRTLKPFTTTNLVVFAPENVSVDYKETGFVTRGDALIVDPGCHYKLHTELKKIVDALPRKLIVLVTHHHRDHIGGMDLLFSLLVWWILLFSSLLSLYENLTQASLLTIMIYLLFIHVSGLSAIQESNPDAVLVAHVKTKNRIDGWSGNYTPVSGGENIYVNGQSLTVIFAPGHTDGHMALLHNPTRSLIVGDHCVGKGSAFLDIRSGGNMTEYFQTTYKFLELSPHVVIPMHGRVNLWPKHMLCGYLKNRRSREESILKATEDGAQTLFDIVSNVYSKVDRSFWLAAASNVRLHIDNLAVENKLPEGFSIQKFRASCGFSFKVRWAAGYTGSRIPFKINKRGLIMSVIAAGAGYFLLFACKKKNTIES is encoded by the exons ATGCGTCCGTACTTGTTTTCTCGCCGGGAAGCTAATGGATACAGACAAAAGTTTACAAG TGCAGACAACTGTAAGTGGATGTCCATGGAAGCTTGCGTTGACTGTCTTGTTGATGCAAAACAGGGAAGTGATCGTGTTGGACCATTAGTACTACTCGGGCTTGGGGATGGTTCCATGAAGCAGAAGTTGTCACCTTCTCTACCTGTCCAG GAATATCCACCTGGTGTTATGGTTGTGCCAATGCGTAGCAGGACATTGAAACCTTTCACGACAACTAATCTGGTTGTATTTGCTCCAGAGAATGTTTCAGTGGACTATAAAGAGACAGGTTTTGTAACTCGTGGGGATGCGTTGATTGTGGATCCTGGTTGCCACTACAAACTCCACACTGAG CTCAAAAAAATTGTTGATGCTTTACCTAGAAAGCTAATTGTCCTTGTTACACACCACCATCGTGATCACATTGGTGGTATGGATCTCTTGTTTTCTCTCCTGGTTTGGTGGATTCTTTTGTTTTCCTCCCTACTCTCTCTCTATGAAAATTTAACTCAGGCTTCTTTATTGACTATTATGATATACCTCCTCTTCATCCATGTTTCAGGACTTTCTGCTATACAAGAAAGCAATCCTGATGCTGTTCTTGTGGCACATGTCAAAACTAAGAACCGCATTG ATGGTTGGTCTGGTAACTATACCCCAGTTTCTGGAGGAGAGAACATATATGTCAATGGTCAGAGTTTGACCGTCATTTTCGCTCCG GGACACACAGATGGCCATATGGCACTACTTCATAACCCCACTCGTTCTCTGATTGTTGGGGATCATTGTGTTGG TAAAGGAAGTGCTTTCTTGGACATAAGGTCAGGTGGGAACATGACG GAATACTTTCAAACGACATATAAGTTCCTGGAGCTTTCTCCACATGTAGTGATTCCCATGCATGGAAGGGTCAATCTGTGGCCAAAACACATGCTTTGCGGATATCTCAA AAACCGCAGGAGCAGAGAAGAATCTATCCTAAAGGCCACTGAGGATGGCGCTCAGACATTGTTTGACATAGTTTCCAATGTGTACTCAAAAGTGGATCGCAGTTTCTGGTTGGCTGCAGCGTCAAACGTGAGGCTGCATATCGACAACCTAGCTGTAGAAAACAAATTACCAGAG GGATTCTCTATCCAGAAATTTAGAGCAAGTTGCGGATTTAGTTTTAAGGTACGGTGGGCAGCGGGTTATACCGGTAGCCGGATTCCATTCAAGATCAATAAGCGAGGTTTAATTATGTCAGTAATAGCTGCAGGAGCTGGTTATTTTCTTCTCTTCGCTTGCAAAAAGAAGAACACTATTGAATCTTGA